A genomic window from Nicotiana sylvestris chromosome 11, ASM39365v2, whole genome shotgun sequence includes:
- the LOC104224408 gene encoding LRR receptor-like serine/threonine-protein kinase GHR1, giving the protein MQSAICLVLLFLVELVKGSLDLDVLLGLKKGVLKDPLGKVLSSWDSKSLGPNGCPQNWYGISCSDGHVTSIELNDVGLVGALDFAAIAGLKFLQNLSVANNQLSGIITKEVGLIVSLEYLDLSKNLFSGSIPSELTSLKNLVSLNLSINSLDGMVPSGFASLEKLKYLDLHSNAFSSNIMLLLASLGDVEYVDLSSNKFIGSLDLQVGNSSFVSSIRYLNISYNKLAGELFPHDGMPYFDSLDVFDASDNQLTGTIPSFNFVVSLRILRLGNNQLSGSLPEALLEESSMILSELDLSQNRLAGPIAGISAVNLKLLNLSYNQLSGPLPVKVGRCAIIDLSNNLLTGKVSRIQGWGNYAEVIVLSSNSLTGTFPNQTSQFLRLTSLKISNNSLEGVLPAILGTYPELKMIDLSINQLGGTLLPSLFNSSRLTDINVSFNKFTGSLPIVAFNSENLSLISLDLSHNELSGLLPPGLDKFPDMVYLDISNNDFEGVLPNDLSDKLEYFNVSNNNLSGTVPKNLWRFPISSFHPGNPLLVLSKQVEAPSEGDSTLNLRSHGPRMKSTIRAALIAGLVCSVSVIALLTLVIYRKAHLRDGGKDNTKVTKGKKGLSLSDIESGHGTSDQGMPVSTVQNEPISSSISVMSSANLSPSKVQDQSKSPNSLRVSSPDKLAGDLHLLDNSLKFTAEQLSCAPAEAVGRSCHGTLYKATLGSGQEFAVKWLKEGIVKGKKEFAREAKKLGSIRHPNLVSLQGYYWGPKEHERLLISNYTSAPCLALYLLGKDADSYKLQPLSLEERLKVTVDVARCLNYLHHESAIPHGNLKSTNVLIETSNVNALLTDYSLHRLMTSAGTAEQVLNAGALGYRPPEFASTSKPCPSLKSDVYAFGVILLELLTGRSSAEIVPGNSEVLDLTEWVRLFAIKNRSIECFDPFLLGKESNEGVHAILDSMLQVALKCILPADERPDMRMVFEELCSIVQ; this is encoded by the exons ATGCAGTCTGCCATTTGTTTGGTGCTGCTATTTTTAGTTGAGTTAGTTAAAGGAAGCTTagatttggatgttcttttgggGCTTAAGAAGGGAGTTCTAAAAGACCCTTTAGGTAAAGTCCTTTCTTCATGGGATTCTAAGTCATTAGGACCAAATGGATGCCCCCAAAATTGGTATGGAATCAGTTGCAGTGATGGCCATGTCACTTCAATTGAACTAAATGATGTTGGTTTAGTTGGAGCTTTAGATTTTGCAGCTATTGCTGGCCTAAAATTTCTGCAAAATTTGTCAGTTGCAAATAACCAGTTGAGTGGGATAATTACTAAGGAAGTTGGTTTGATTGTTTCATTGGAATACTTGGATCTTTCCAAGAACCTGTTTAGTGGCTCTATACCCTCTGAGCTGACTAGTTTGAAGAACTTGGTGTCTCTTAATCTTTCTATAAACAGCCTCGACGGGATGGTTCCGTCTGGTTTTGCTAGTCTTGAGAAATTGAAGTATCTGGATTTGCACTCTAATGCCTTCTCAAGTAATATAATGCTGTTGTTGGCCTCATTGGGCGATGTAGAGTATGTCGATCTCAGTAGCAACAAGTTTATTGGATCACTAGACCTGCAAGTAGGAAATTCGAGCTTCGTCTCGTCGATTCGATACTTGAACATTAGTTATAATAAACTGGCTGGAGAGCTCTTTCCTCATGATGGAATGCCATACTTTGATAGCTTAGATGTGTTTGATGCAAGTGACAATCAGCTTACTGGTACTATTCCATCCTTCAATTTTGTAGTTTCTCTTCGAATTCTTAGGCTCGGGAACAATCAGTTGTCTGGATCACTACCTGAAGCTCTTCTGGAGGAAAGCTCCATGATCTTATCAGAGTTGGACCTGAGCCAGAATCGGCTTGCAG GTCCCATCGCAGGTATAAGTGCTGTGAATCTCAAGCTTCTAAATTTATCCTACAACCAGCTGTCAGGCCCCTTGCCTGTAAAGGTTGGGCGTTGTGCCATCATAGACCTGAGCAACAATCTGCTAACTGGAAAAGTTTCCCGGATCCAAGGTTGGGGAAATTACGCTGAAGTTATTGTGTTAAGCTCAAACAGTTTGACGGGAACCTTTCCCAACCAAACTTCCCAGTTCTTGAGGCTTACTTCGTTAAAGATTTCAAACAACTCACTTGAAGGTGTATTACCAGCTATTTTAGGTACATACCCCGAACTGAAAATGATTGATCTTAGCATTAACCAACTTGGTGGTACTCTCCTTCCCAGCCTTTTCAACTCTAGCAGATTGACTGATATTAACGTGTCTTTCAACAAATTTACTGGCAGTTTACCTATAGTGGCATTCAACTCAGAGAACTTAAGCTTGATTTCTCTAGATCTTTCACATAATGAATTATCTGGTCTTTTGCCTCCGGGACTGGACAAGTTCCCGGACATGGTATATCTGGATATCTCTAATAATGATTTTGAAGGTGTCCTTCCTAATGACCTCTCTGACAAATTGGAATATTTCAATGTATCTAATAACAATCTTTCTGGAACGGTTCCGAAAAATTTATGGAGGTTTCCCATCTCCTCGTTCCATCCGGGGAATCCCTTACTTGTACTGTCAAAGCAGGTCGAAGCTCCGTCAGAGGGAGATTCCACTTTGAACTTGAGAAGTCATGGCCCTCGCATGAAATCCACCATCAGGGCTGCCCTTATTGCTGGTCTGGTCTGTAGTGTATCTGTCATAGCTTTGTTGACATTAGTAATCTACCGCAAGGCCCATCTACGAGATGGTGGAAAGGACAATACCAAAGTAACTAAGGGTAAAAAAG GTTTGTCTTTATCCGATATAGAAAGCGGGCATGGCACAAGCGATCAAGGGATGCCAGTGTCAACAGTTCAAAATGAGCCGATATCTTCTTCTATATCTGTTATGTCATCTGCCAATCTATCACCTTCTAAGGTTCAAGATCAATCCAAAAGCCCCAACTCTCTCAGGGTTTCTTCCCCTGATAAACTGGCTGGAGATTTGCATCTATTAGATAACTCCTTGAAGTTCACTGCGGAACAATTATCATGTGCTCCTGCAGAAGCTGTAGGCAGAAGTTGTCACGGAACATTGTATAAAGCTACACTTGGTTCAGGCCAAGAATTTGCTGTCAAATGGCTCAAGGAAGGGATAGTAAAAGGCAAAAAGGAATTTGCTAGAGAAGCTAAGAAACTGGGGAGTATTAGGCATCCAAATTTAGTTTCTCTTCAGGGTTACTACTGGGGTCCCAAAGAGCACGAGAGGCTTCTCATATCGAATTACACCAGTGCACCATGTTTAGCTCTCTATCTTCTTGGTAAAG ATGCAGACTCCTATAAGCTACAACCATTGTCTCTTGAGGAGCGGCTCAAGGTCACTGTAGATGTAGCTCGTTGTCTAAACTACCTTCACCATGAAAGTGCCATACCTCATGGCAACCTGAAATCCACAAATGTACTAATAGAAACGTCTAACGTGAATGCCCTCCTTACTGATTATAGTCTTCATCGGTTAATGACATCAGCTGGAACAGCAGAACAAGTACTAAATGCCGGAGCACTTGGTTATCGGCCTCCTGAATTTGCAAGTACAAGTAAACCTTGTCCATCGTTGAAAAGTGATGTTTATGCATTCGGGGTTATCTTGTTGGAACTGTTGACTGGAAGAAGTTCTGCAGAAATTGTTCCTGGAAATTCAGAAGTGCTGGATTTAACAGAATGGGTGAGATTATTCGCCATCAAAAACCGTTCAATCGAGTGTTTTGATCCGTTTTTATTGGGAAAAGAGAGCAACGAAGGCGTGCATGCGATTCTTGATAGCATGCTTCAGGTTGCTCTGAAGTGTATTTTGCCAGCTGATGAAAGGCCTGATATGAGAATGGTTTTTGAGGAACTTTGTTCAATAGTACAATAA